From a region of the Thermococcus sp. 21S9 genome:
- a CDS encoding integrase — protein sequence MTAMAITMGHQIFQCSHMWPCVATQNEPWRVLYMPQRRPRRRRIPVHITLDPEVLKLLDSATYNRSRFIEDAVLERLSTIEGRGVERSAIMVPRPGFEPGARARKLQSSSQMPLNTLWSLHKEAYQKWLSLRVATEETKRRYPATLEKFFSTYTIQSYEDLQEALMSVEYKRHITKALRSFVNFLKSRGVITREQHLDLKEIIWTKPVQPRKVNVSDEQIRAALEYYEQKDAILAAIYKALVYSGLRLRAVVELFNEYDPAKLILPPEHKNIAKYPLHRHKGQKKAFYAYLPRDFALSELEQLPLDYEHVKNRLRVKLRAVRNTEKSVQFSASAVREWFATFLARQGCPFEVINFIQGRAERGVLEKHYLNLEILADEWYSAVVDDLKAVLEGGK from the coding sequence ATGACCGCAATGGCTATAACAATGGGGCACCAAATTTTCCAGTGTAGCCACATGTGGCCATGTGTGGCCACACAAAACGAACCTTGGAGAGTGCTTTATATGCCCCAAAGAAGGCCGAGAAGGCGTAGAATTCCAGTGCATATTACTTTGGATCCAGAGGTCCTCAAACTCCTGGACAGCGCGACTTATAACAGGTCTCGTTTCATTGAAGATGCCGTTTTAGAGCGGCTCTCAACGATAGAAGGGCGTGGAGTTGAGAGAAGTGCGATTATGGTGCCCCGGCCGGGATTTGAACCCGGGGCGCGGGCTCGAAAGCTACAGTCCTCCTCCCAAATGCCGCTGAATACGCTTTGGTCTCTTCACAAAGAGGCTTACCAGAAATGGCTCTCCCTTAGAGTTGCCACAGAGGAAACGAAGCGCCGTTACCCTGCCACCCTTGAGAAGTTTTTCTCAACATACACAATCCAAAGCTACGAGGATCTTCAGGAGGCGCTAATGTCAGTAGAATATAAGAGGCACATCACGAAGGCCCTCAGGAGTTTTGTGAACTTCCTCAAGAGCAGGGGAGTAATAACCCGCGAGCAGCATCTGGATCTGAAGGAAATCATCTGGACCAAGCCCGTCCAGCCGCGGAAGGTGAATGTTTCAGACGAGCAGATTAGGGCCGCTCTGGAGTACTATGAGCAGAAAGACGCCATTCTCGCGGCTATCTACAAAGCCCTCGTCTATTCCGGCCTGCGGCTTAGGGCCGTGGTCGAGCTCTTCAATGAGTATGACCCTGCGAAGCTAATTTTGCCACCTGAGCATAAGAACATAGCAAAATACCCGCTACACCGCCATAAAGGCCAGAAAAAGGCTTTCTATGCTTACCTGCCTCGCGACTTCGCGCTTTCAGAACTTGAGCAGCTTCCTCTCGACTACGAGCACGTGAAGAACAGGCTCCGCGTCAAGCTTCGTGCCGTCAGAAACACTGAGAAGAGCGTCCAGTTTTCGGCCTCGGCGGTGCGGGAGTGGTTTGCGACGTTCCTAGCAAGGCAAGGGTGCCCCTTTGAAGTCATCAACTTCATTCAGGGCCGCGCCGAGCGTGGGGTTCTCGAAAAACACTACCTGAACCTCGAGATCCTAGCCGACGAGTGGTATTCTGCGGTTGTTGACGACCTAAAAGCCGTGCTGGAGGGTGGAAAATGA